The Halobacterium litoreum genome includes a region encoding these proteins:
- a CDS encoding glycosyltransferase, producing the protein MNLLAVAAIVLAAVAAIPYVAYLALYAWIRPSGSPADKQDWEPSVSIVLPTYNEEKIVETKLEDILELDYPMEKVELVVVDSSDDDTRAIIRDFFADREAPDLVLLEEDERRGLAPALNDAYEAADNEMVVKTDCDSKLPSDVLREAAANLADDDIAAVTGQNVEVLGGSEVESGYRGVQSHIQQLESHLDSTLIFHGPFSAFENDALLPIDPNSLADDTELALKIRRQGGRVIFDPAVRYKEASFSNFVKRRKQKDRRGMGLIRLLVQHRDALGKYGKYGKVVLPFNWWFMILSPWLLLSTLVVGTVGAILEWGAIGLGLPLAAGLFVYLGQRDWLGSAQALYSVFDTQVSLLRASVELIVGDSDGTWDVDAELREAFD; encoded by the coding sequence ATGAACTTACTCGCCGTGGCCGCGATTGTACTCGCGGCTGTTGCGGCCATCCCCTACGTGGCGTATCTCGCGCTGTACGCGTGGATTCGTCCATCGGGGTCGCCCGCGGACAAGCAGGACTGGGAGCCATCAGTCAGCATTGTACTTCCGACGTACAACGAGGAGAAGATTGTCGAGACGAAACTCGAGGATATCCTCGAACTCGACTACCCGATGGAGAAAGTGGAATTGGTGGTCGTTGATTCGAGCGACGACGACACCCGAGCGATAATTCGAGATTTCTTCGCAGACCGCGAAGCCCCCGACCTGGTGTTGCTCGAGGAAGACGAACGCCGCGGACTCGCTCCCGCGCTCAACGATGCCTACGAGGCTGCCGACAACGAAATGGTCGTGAAGACCGACTGCGACTCGAAGCTCCCGTCGGACGTGCTTCGAGAGGCCGCTGCGAACCTCGCGGACGACGACATCGCGGCCGTGACCGGACAGAACGTGGAAGTCCTGGGTGGGAGTGAAGTCGAGTCCGGCTATCGCGGCGTGCAGTCCCACATCCAACAGTTGGAATCGCATCTCGACTCGACGCTCATCTTCCACGGACCGTTCTCCGCCTTCGAGAACGACGCGCTGTTGCCGATTGATCCAAATTCTCTTGCGGACGACACGGAACTGGCATTGAAGATTCGCCGGCAGGGAGGGCGAGTGATCTTCGATCCGGCCGTCCGGTACAAGGAAGCGAGTTTCTCGAACTTCGTCAAGCGTCGCAAGCAGAAAGACCGGCGTGGGATGGGGCTGATTCGGTTGTTGGTCCAGCACCGAGACGCACTCGGAAAGTACGGCAAGTACGGTAAGGTCGTGTTGCCGTTCAACTGGTGGTTCATGATACTCTCCCCGTGGCTGCTGCTCTCTACGCTAGTGGTTGGGACTGTTGGCGCCATTCTAGAGTGGGGCGCAATCGGCCTTGGTCTACCACTCGCGGCCGGTCTGTTCGTCTACCTCGGACAGCGGGATTGGCTTGGCTCAGCACAAGCATTGTACTCAGTTTTCGACACACAAGTGTCGCTCCTGCGTGCGAGCGTCGAACTCATAGTGGGTGATTCGGATGGAACCTGGGATGTCGATGCGGAGTTACGAGAAGCATTCGACTAA
- the aglJ gene encoding S-layer glycoprotein N-glycosyltransferase AglJ gives MTEYENVCALVPTRNEAATIGDVVGGLYDVGIESVLVVDGHSTDDTREIAEEHGARVVQQSGDGKGQAVRQGVAEIDEAYVLLLDGDMTNPPEQAPRLLDPLVSGSVDHVIGDRTADMRSGAMSKLNQVGNRLINAAFRRIHGEDYGDILSGYRAFTRDSFDRMFLSAEGFGIETEMAVECARHGIPVEVVPTTYRARPDGSETNLHPISDGARIILTLYSLAKTSNPLFYFGSIGAGFGALGAALAGYVAWDWFANGVSHEVIALVSGVSVLFGLQLLMFGLLSDLVVTLHREQTRRLERLRD, from the coding sequence ATGACGGAGTACGAGAACGTCTGCGCCCTCGTGCCGACCCGCAACGAGGCCGCGACTATCGGCGACGTCGTGGGCGGCCTCTACGACGTGGGCATCGAGAGCGTTCTCGTCGTGGACGGCCACTCGACGGACGACACGAGAGAGATCGCCGAAGAGCACGGCGCGCGAGTGGTCCAGCAATCGGGCGACGGCAAGGGACAGGCCGTCCGCCAAGGCGTCGCCGAAATCGACGAGGCGTACGTCCTCCTCCTCGACGGCGACATGACGAACCCTCCGGAACAAGCCCCGCGCCTCCTCGACCCGCTCGTTTCAGGGAGCGTAGACCACGTTATCGGCGATCGAACCGCCGACATGCGGTCGGGCGCGATGAGCAAACTGAACCAGGTGGGCAACCGCCTCATCAACGCGGCGTTCCGGCGCATCCACGGCGAGGACTACGGCGACATCCTCTCGGGGTATCGAGCATTTACGAGAGATTCCTTCGATCGGATGTTCCTCTCCGCTGAGGGGTTCGGCATCGAGACGGAGATGGCCGTGGAGTGCGCGCGCCACGGCATCCCGGTCGAGGTCGTGCCGACGACGTACCGCGCGCGGCCGGACGGCTCGGAGACGAACCTCCATCCGATTTCCGATGGCGCGCGCATCATCCTCACGCTCTACAGTCTCGCGAAGACGTCGAATCCGCTGTTCTACTTCGGGAGCATCGGCGCGGGGTTCGGCGCGCTCGGCGCGGCGCTCGCGGGCTACGTTGCGTGGGACTGGTTCGCAAACGGCGTCTCCCACGAGGTCATCGCGCTCGTCTCGGGCGTCAGCGTCCTCTTCGGCCTCCAACTCCTCATGTTCGGGCTGCTCTCGGACTTGGTGGTGACGCTCCACCGCGAGCAGACGCGTCGCCTGGAGCGCCTGCGGGACTGA
- a CDS encoding VOC family protein, whose product MLDALDSLALEVHHLDDASDFYETHLGLDGTRTDHEARYEVGDTTLVLREPSTVPRGGVHVHYAFATTEDRYDEWYDALDDDFDLAEFDFGSARSLYFDDPDAHCVEIGTAGPEGDDALTGIFEVVLEVEDLASAEAFYRDLGFEVVDRGDGRDRVRLAGPVDLELWEPQRGIADARGGVHVDLGFLADDPSAAAAAVADRACEVADIEAGVRVRDPDGHYLTFHEA is encoded by the coding sequence ATGCTCGACGCCCTCGACTCGCTCGCGCTCGAAGTCCACCACCTCGACGACGCGAGCGACTTCTACGAGACACATCTGGGGTTGGACGGCACCCGAACGGACCACGAGGCCCGCTACGAGGTCGGCGACACGACGCTCGTGCTCCGCGAACCCTCGACGGTCCCACGGGGCGGCGTCCACGTCCACTACGCGTTCGCCACTACCGAAGACCGCTACGACGAGTGGTACGACGCCCTCGACGACGACTTCGACCTCGCGGAGTTCGACTTCGGGAGCGCGCGCTCGCTGTACTTCGACGACCCCGACGCCCACTGCGTCGAAATCGGGACCGCGGGACCGGAGGGCGACGACGCCCTCACGGGAATCTTCGAGGTCGTCCTCGAAGTCGAGGACCTCGCCAGCGCCGAAGCGTTCTACCGCGACCTCGGCTTCGAGGTGGTGGACCGCGGCGACGGCCGCGACCGCGTCCGCCTCGCCGGACCCGTCGACCTCGAACTCTGGGAGCCACAGCGCGGCATCGCCGACGCCCGCGGCGGCGTCCACGTCGACCTCGGCTTCCTCGCAGACGACCCGAGCGCGGCCGCCGCCGCGGTCGCGGACCGCGCCTGCGAGGTTGCCGACATCGAGGCCGGCGTCCGCGTTCGCGACCCCGACGGCCACTACCTGACGTTCCACGAGGCGTAA
- a CDS encoding TRAM domain-containing protein, which produces MDYVLVGAGVGIVVVLLGVLALLRRRSSDARASKRAHEEAQEREPPVEIGETYEFGVTEFTDHHSGERVAVGKVEGFVVFTEDVPGSVSEGDVIRAKVLSFNRGETSADASFVGTA; this is translated from the coding sequence ATGGATTACGTGCTGGTCGGGGCGGGAGTCGGTATTGTGGTGGTGTTGCTCGGCGTTCTCGCGCTGTTGCGGCGGCGGTCGTCGGACGCCCGGGCGTCGAAGCGCGCCCACGAGGAAGCACAGGAGCGCGAGCCGCCCGTGGAAATCGGGGAGACCTACGAGTTCGGCGTGACGGAGTTCACGGACCACCACTCCGGGGAGCGCGTCGCCGTCGGGAAGGTGGAGGGATTCGTCGTGTTCACCGAGGACGTTCCGGGGAGCGTCTCCGAGGGCGACGTGATTCGCGCCAAAGTGTTGTCGTTCAACCGCGGCGAGACCTCGGCGGACGCGTCGTTCGTCGGGACGGCCTGA
- a CDS encoding methylglyoxal synthase, with protein sequence MTRVALIAHDDEKPEMIDLVRAYEDLLAGFDLVGTGTTGQRITDETGLDVERKQSGRLGGDVQIGAEVAADELDAIVFLRDPLTAQPHEPDISALLRICDVHDVPLATTRTSAEYVLDGLARDTE encoded by the coding sequence ATGACGCGCGTCGCGCTCATCGCTCACGACGACGAGAAGCCCGAGATGATCGACCTCGTGCGGGCCTACGAGGACCTGCTCGCGGGGTTCGACCTCGTCGGCACCGGCACGACCGGCCAGCGAATCACCGACGAGACGGGCCTCGACGTCGAGCGCAAGCAGAGCGGGCGCCTCGGCGGCGACGTGCAGATCGGCGCGGAGGTCGCCGCGGACGAACTGGACGCCATCGTCTTCCTCCGCGACCCCTTGACCGCACAGCCACACGAACCCGACATCAGCGCGCTGTTGCGAATCTGTGACGTCCACGACGTGCCGCTTGCGACGACGCGGACCTCGGCCGAGTACGTCCTCGACGGACTGGCGCGAGACACCGAGTGA
- the aglM gene encoding UDP-glucose 6-dehydrogenase AglM, whose amino-acid sequence MNVSIVGSGYVGTTIAACFADLGHEVVNVDIDEDVVETINSGEAPIHEPGLEERIAEHAGDRLRATTDYETVRETDVTFLALPTPSREDGSIDTSIMEAGAESLGEALAGKDDHVVVVKSTVVPGTTDSVVAPAIERGGFDGATLAMNPEFLRMGSAVSDFLDPDKVVFGATSEAGYETLREVYEPLLADADAAVVETDLREAEMIKYANNAFLASKVSLVNDLGNICKEFGVDAYEVADAIAHDDRISGRFLRSGVGWGGSCFPKDVAAIIAAAKSEGYDPTVLEAAVELNDGQPERLLELLDDHVDVGGERVAVLGLSFKPGTDDIRGTRAIPVIDGLQERGADVVAYDPVATEKMAEKRPDVDYADSAREALDGASGAVVVTDWDEFGALDDEFDAMAERVVVDGRRIVERRDGITYEGLTW is encoded by the coding sequence GTGAACGTGAGCATCGTCGGCAGCGGGTACGTCGGCACGACAATCGCGGCGTGTTTCGCGGACCTCGGCCACGAGGTCGTGAACGTCGACATCGACGAGGACGTGGTGGAGACCATCAACAGCGGCGAGGCGCCCATCCACGAACCGGGTCTGGAAGAACGCATCGCCGAGCACGCGGGCGACCGACTGCGCGCGACGACGGACTACGAGACGGTCCGAGAGACGGACGTGACGTTCCTCGCGCTCCCGACGCCGTCCCGCGAGGACGGCAGCATCGATACGTCCATCATGGAGGCCGGAGCCGAGTCGCTGGGCGAGGCGCTCGCCGGGAAGGACGACCACGTCGTCGTCGTGAAGAGCACCGTCGTTCCGGGGACGACCGACAGCGTGGTCGCGCCCGCCATCGAGCGCGGCGGCTTCGACGGCGCGACGCTCGCGATGAACCCCGAGTTCCTCCGGATGGGGTCGGCCGTCTCGGACTTCCTCGACCCCGACAAGGTCGTCTTCGGCGCGACCAGCGAGGCGGGCTACGAGACGCTCCGCGAGGTGTACGAGCCACTGCTCGCGGACGCTGACGCCGCGGTCGTTGAGACTGACCTGCGGGAGGCAGAGATGATAAAGTACGCGAACAACGCGTTCCTCGCGTCGAAGGTCAGCCTCGTCAACGACCTCGGGAACATCTGCAAGGAGTTCGGCGTCGACGCCTACGAGGTGGCGGACGCCATCGCACACGACGACCGCATCAGCGGCCGGTTCCTGCGCTCCGGCGTGGGATGGGGTGGTAGTTGCTTCCCGAAAGACGTGGCCGCGATAATCGCCGCTGCGAAGTCCGAGGGCTACGACCCGACCGTCCTCGAAGCTGCGGTGGAACTGAACGACGGCCAGCCCGAGCGCTTGCTCGAACTACTGGACGACCACGTCGACGTGGGCGGCGAGCGCGTCGCCGTGCTCGGTCTCTCGTTCAAGCCGGGAACGGACGACATCCGCGGGACGCGTGCGATTCCGGTCATCGACGGCCTGCAGGAGCGCGGCGCCGACGTGGTCGCGTACGACCCGGTGGCGACCGAGAAGATGGCCGAGAAGCGCCCGGACGTCGACTACGCCGACAGCGCGCGAGAAGCCTTGGACGGCGCGTCCGGTGCGGTGGTCGTGACGGACTGGGACGAGTTCGGCGCGCTCGACGACGAGTTCGACGCGATGGCCGAGCGCGTGGTCGTCGACGGCCGGCGCATTGTGGAGCGCCGCGACGGCATCACGTACGAAGGACTGACGTGGTAG
- a CDS encoding DUF5779 family protein, with amino-acid sequence MSDGFNLDLRSAEEEIDLPEEFEGHVTLGVLDGTTPDAEWLQEIEDGNVLLLAVEGDLNELAAGFAGDVKNADGTLMHFRDFLVVAPPGVGVDADRL; translated from the coding sequence ATGAGCGACGGCTTCAATCTCGACCTGCGAAGCGCCGAGGAGGAGATCGACCTCCCGGAGGAGTTCGAGGGCCACGTCACCCTCGGCGTCCTCGACGGTACCACGCCCGACGCCGAGTGGCTCCAAGAAATCGAGGACGGCAACGTCCTCCTGCTCGCCGTCGAAGGCGACCTGAACGAACTCGCCGCCGGATTCGCCGGCGACGTCAAGAACGCCGACGGCACCCTCATGCACTTCCGTGACTTCCTCGTCGTCGCGCCGCCCGGCGTCGGCGTCGACGCCGACCGGCTCTGA
- a CDS encoding DUF7557 family protein, with product MPKVMLSEETVERLEGLQEDDESYDELVTELLNIYEAEELTLFHSGDG from the coding sequence ATGCCGAAGGTCATGCTCAGCGAGGAGACGGTGGAGCGACTGGAGGGCCTCCAGGAGGACGACGAGTCCTACGACGAACTCGTCACGGAGCTGTTGAACATCTACGAGGCCGAGGAGTTGACGCTGTTCCACTCGGGCGACGGCTAA
- a CDS encoding DUF5799 family protein — translation MSDGWQDRIVGARMAVDQKFGDRIRGSSLSRPQWGLVMTAVEFEIENPDDPENAEIAADTSKLEHVLPEMQNVDDQMNAMAGGGGNGGSSSGGVVGGIKDALGLGGSDDDGSEELEREATQLAGEYADELQAHLEDEGRFEDVCRAAVRERDPSEN, via the coding sequence ATGAGTGACGGCTGGCAGGACCGCATCGTCGGTGCCCGCATGGCGGTAGACCAGAAGTTCGGCGACCGAATCCGGGGCTCCTCGCTCTCCCGCCCGCAGTGGGGCCTCGTGATGACGGCCGTCGAGTTCGAAATCGAGAACCCCGACGACCCCGAGAACGCCGAAATCGCCGCGGACACCTCGAAACTGGAACACGTCCTCCCGGAGATGCAGAACGTCGACGACCAGATGAACGCGATGGCCGGCGGAGGCGGCAACGGCGGGTCGTCCTCGGGCGGCGTCGTCGGCGGCATCAAGGACGCACTCGGCCTCGGCGGCAGCGACGACGACGGCAGCGAAGAACTGGAACGAGAAGCGACGCAACTCGCGGGCGAATACGCCGACGAACTACAGGCGCACTTAGAAGACGAGGGACGCTTCGAAGACGTCTGTCGCGCCGCCGTCCGCGAACGCGACCCAAGCGAGAATTAG
- a CDS encoding OsmC family protein gives MTIEVTSTSEEGYTTRSRVGDFELTIDATGEDGPDPNATLIADYASCFIPAFRVGGQQEGFDDLGRIDVDVEGDLDEDDDLTAIRFHILVEADLSDDEFDAVVERAEGICHVHTALREELHAEITGETDAF, from the coding sequence ATGACCATCGAAGTTACCAGCACGTCCGAGGAAGGCTACACCACGCGGTCCCGCGTCGGGGACTTCGAACTGACCATCGACGCGACCGGCGAGGACGGCCCGGACCCGAACGCCACACTCATCGCCGACTACGCGTCCTGTTTCATCCCCGCGTTCCGCGTCGGCGGCCAGCAGGAGGGCTTCGACGACCTCGGCCGAATCGACGTCGACGTCGAGGGTGACCTCGACGAGGACGACGACCTCACCGCGATTCGCTTCCACATCCTCGTGGAAGCCGACCTCTCCGACGACGAGTTCGACGCCGTCGTCGAGCGCGCCGAGGGCATCTGTCACGTCCACACCGCGCTCCGCGAGGAACTCCACGCGGAGATTACGGGCGAGACGGACGCCTTCTGA
- a CDS encoding metal-dependent hydrolase — protein MELTWHGHSTWHVSVGETDLLIDPFFDNPHTDTDPEELDPDHVLLTHGHADHIADVDRYRGAHFVGTPELTGYLTDEYGIDDSTGMNLGGTVELGDAYVTMVRADHSNGIDTGYGTSAGMPAGYVISDTKPTQVADAESTTFYHAGDTSLHTEMRDVVATYLEPDAVAVPVGDHFTMGPWQAAVAVDWLDAEIAFPMHYDTFPPIEIEIEDFEREVDATGSQADVHVLDGDETFDLADALYY, from the coding sequence ATGGAACTCACTTGGCACGGACACTCGACGTGGCACGTTTCAGTCGGCGAAACGGACCTGCTCATCGACCCGTTCTTCGACAACCCCCACACGGACACGGACCCGGAGGAACTCGACCCGGACCACGTCCTGCTCACGCACGGGCACGCGGACCACATCGCCGACGTGGACCGCTACCGCGGCGCGCACTTCGTCGGCACGCCCGAACTCACGGGCTACCTCACCGACGAGTACGGCATCGACGACTCGACGGGGATGAACCTCGGCGGCACCGTCGAACTCGGCGACGCCTACGTCACGATGGTGCGCGCCGACCACTCCAACGGCATCGACACCGGCTACGGCACCTCCGCCGGGATGCCCGCTGGCTACGTGATTTCGGACACGAAGCCCACGCAGGTCGCGGACGCCGAGAGCACGACGTTCTACCACGCCGGCGACACCAGCCTCCACACCGAGATGCGTGACGTCGTCGCGACGTACCTCGAACCCGACGCCGTCGCCGTCCCGGTCGGCGACCACTTCACCATGGGACCGTGGCAGGCCGCCGTCGCCGTCGACTGGCTCGACGCCGAAATCGCGTTCCCGATGCACTACGACACCTTCCCGCCCATCGAAATCGAAATCGAGGACTTCGAGCGCGAAGTCGACGCCACCGGCAGTCAGGCCGACGTCCACGTCCTCGACGGCGACGAGACGTTCGACCTCGCGGACGCGCTCTACTACTGA
- a CDS encoding aldo/keto reductase: protein MDTRRLGTTEFDVSEVGLGTWEIGGEWGDVSEDEGKRAVHAALDAGVNFLDTADVYGDGRSERLISDVLEARDEEPVVATKAGRRLDPHEADRYTHENLERFVDRSRENLGVDSLDLLQLHCPPTDVYYRPETFDALAALQSAGKLDHYGVSVERVEEGLKAIEYPGVETVQIIFNPFRQRPAERFLDAAAEAGVGVIVRVPLASGLLTGNIDADAEFPENDHRNFNRDGDAFDVGETFAGVPLDDGVTAVEALREHVPDHLTMAQFALRWILDFEAVSTVIPGSTSPEHIEANVAASNAAPLSHEAHGAVRDVYELTVEEHVHQRW, encoded by the coding sequence ATGGACACGCGACGACTCGGCACGACGGAATTCGACGTGAGCGAAGTGGGCCTCGGCACGTGGGAAATCGGCGGCGAGTGGGGCGACGTCTCCGAGGACGAGGGCAAGCGCGCCGTCCACGCCGCGCTCGACGCGGGCGTGAACTTCCTCGACACCGCGGACGTGTACGGCGACGGCCGCAGCGAGCGCCTCATCAGTGACGTCCTCGAAGCGCGCGACGAGGAACCGGTAGTCGCGACGAAGGCGGGCCGCCGCCTCGACCCCCACGAGGCGGACCGGTACACGCACGAGAACCTCGAGCGGTTCGTCGACCGCTCGCGGGAGAACCTCGGCGTGGACTCGCTTGACCTCCTGCAACTGCACTGCCCGCCGACGGACGTCTACTACCGGCCCGAGACGTTCGACGCGCTCGCGGCCCTGCAGTCCGCGGGGAAACTCGACCACTACGGCGTGAGCGTCGAGCGCGTCGAGGAGGGCCTGAAGGCAATCGAGTACCCGGGCGTGGAGACCGTCCAAATCATCTTCAATCCGTTCCGGCAGCGCCCCGCCGAGCGCTTCCTCGACGCCGCCGCCGAGGCCGGCGTCGGCGTCATCGTGCGCGTCCCGCTGGCCTCGGGCCTGCTCACGGGGAACATCGACGCGGACGCGGAGTTCCCCGAGAACGACCACCGGAACTTCAACCGCGACGGCGACGCCTTCGACGTCGGCGAGACGTTCGCCGGCGTCCCCCTCGACGACGGCGTGACCGCCGTGGAGGCGCTCCGCGAGCACGTCCCCGACCACCTCACGATGGCGCAGTTCGCGCTCCGGTGGATTCTCGACTTCGAAGCCGTCTCCACCGTGATTCCGGGCTCTACGTCCCCGGAGCACATCGAGGCGAACGTCGCCGCGTCGAACGCCGCGCCGCTCAGCCACGAGGCCCACGGCGCCGTCCGCGACGTCTACGAACTCACCGTCGAGGAGCACGTCCACCAGCGCTGGTAG
- a CDS encoding fumarylacetoacetate hydrolase family protein — MHQMRFRDPAGAVRTGEYDADADTVSFGGRTYDTDEVDVLPPCDPSKVVCVGRNYAAHAEERGEDVPDRPLLFLKPPNALAGHGDTVELPAEKRVEHEAELAVVVGEQCKHVDEADAMDVVAGFACADDVSNRTDQREEQNWVRGKAFDGACPLGPVLATPDEVPEDASVELRVNGETRQSSTTERFIFDVPELIAEITAFVTLEPGDVILTGTPEGVGELADGDRVEVEVEGVGVLEHDVERAP; from the coding sequence ATGCACCAGATGCGTTTTCGCGACCCGGCGGGGGCTGTCCGAACCGGCGAGTACGACGCCGACGCCGACACCGTCTCGTTCGGCGGGCGAACCTACGACACCGACGAGGTCGACGTGTTGCCGCCCTGTGACCCGTCGAAGGTCGTCTGTGTCGGGCGGAACTACGCGGCCCACGCCGAGGAGCGCGGCGAGGACGTGCCCGACCGCCCGCTGTTGTTCCTGAAGCCGCCGAACGCGCTCGCGGGGCACGGCGACACCGTCGAACTGCCCGCCGAGAAGCGCGTCGAACACGAGGCCGAACTTGCCGTCGTCGTCGGCGAGCAGTGCAAGCACGTCGACGAGGCCGACGCGATGGACGTGGTCGCGGGGTTCGCGTGTGCCGACGACGTGTCGAATCGCACCGACCAGCGCGAGGAACAGAACTGGGTTCGTGGGAAGGCCTTCGACGGCGCGTGCCCGCTCGGTCCGGTGCTCGCGACGCCCGACGAGGTGCCCGAGGACGCGAGCGTGGAACTGCGCGTGAACGGCGAGACGCGCCAGTCCTCGACCACCGAGCGCTTCATCTTCGACGTCCCCGAACTGATTGCGGAGATTACGGCGTTCGTCACCCTCGAACCGGGCGACGTGATTCTCACCGGCACCCCGGAGGGCGTCGGCGAACTCGCCGACGGCGACCGCGTCGAGGTCGAAGTCGAGGGCGTCGGCGTCCTCGAACACGACGTCGAGCGCGCGCCCTGA